Sequence from the Oncorhynchus kisutch isolate 150728-3 linkage group LG12, Okis_V2, whole genome shotgun sequence genome:
tttgaaacaataacaaaagggGCACCctacctctgttttggtaaaaagctgagggatgggcctgaagaaatgtaaccactctcaaattcatagacagagctatggatgcaaggactgaccatccatgatatcaaaattattgtTTTAACCATATTTTAGGCCATTAAGTGTCTGTTTATATGTACATTGTTTTAAACAGAGTAAAACAAGcatatatttggggttctgatggggtaaacCAATAGAACTAAGCTGAtcaggcatttataagttatattcaagaatcaatgggtatgtatatacagtgggacaaaaaagtatttagtcagccaccaattgtgcaagttctcccacttagagaggccaattgtgcaagttctcccacttagagaggcctgtaattttcatcgtacacttcaactatgacagacaaaatgagaaaaaaaatccagaaaatcacattgtatgattttttatgaatttatttgcaaattatggtggaaaataagtatttggtcaataacaaaagtgtatctcaatactttgatatataccctttgttggcaatgacagaggtcaaatgttttctgtaagtcttcacaaggttttcacacactgttgctggtattttggcccattcctccatacagatctcctctagagcagtgatgtttttgggctgttgctgggcaacacggactttcaactccctccgaAGATTTTCtacggggttgagatctggagactggctaggccactccaggaccttaaaatGCTtctcacgaagccactccttcgttgcccgggcggtgtgtttgggatcattgtcatgctgaaagacccagccacgtttcatcttcaattcccttgctgatggaaggaggttttcactcaaaatctcacgatgcatggccccattcattctttcctttacacggatctgtcgtcctggtccctttgcagaaaaacagccccaaagcatgatgtttccacccccatgcttcacagtaggtatggtgttctttggatgcaactcagcattttttgtcctccaaacatgacgagttgagtttttaccaaaaagttctattttggtttcatctgaccatatgacattctcccaatcttcttctggatcctcCAAATGccctctagcaaacttcagacgggcctggacatgtactagcttaagcagggggacacgtctggcactgcaggatttgagtctctggcggcgtagtgtgttactgatggtaggctttgttactttggtcccagctctctgcaggtcattcactaggtccccccgtgtggttctgggatttttgctcaccgttcttgtgatcattttgaccccacggggtcaGCAATCgattcacaataccccataatgacaagggaaaaacagggttttagacctttttgcacatttatataaAAACAACAACTGAAGTATCACATtgacataactattcagaccctttactcagtaccttgttgaagcacattttgtctgcgattacagcctccagtattcttgggtatgacactacaagcttggcacacctgtatttggggagtttctcccattcttctctgcagatcccctcaagcgctgtcaggttggataggggagtatcgctgcacagctattttcaggtctctacagagatgttagatcgggttcaagtctgggctctggccgggccactcaaggacattcagaaacttgtcccaaacctactcttgcattgtcttggctgtgcgcttagggtcgttgtcctgttggaaggtgaaccttcatcccagtcagaggtcttgagcgctctggagcaggttttcatcaaggatctctctgtactttgctctgttcatctttcacttaatcctgactagtctcacagtccctgccgctgaaaaacatccccacagaatgatgctgctaccaccatgcttcactgtagggatggtgccaggtttcctccagaggtgacgcttggcaatcaggccaaagagttcaatcttggtttcatcggaccatagaatcgtgtttctcatgtcctttaggtgccttttgacaaatttCAAGCAGGTtcgcatgtgccttttactgaaaagtggcttccatctggccactctaccatacaagcctgattggtggagggctgcagagatgcttgtccttctggaaggttctccaatctccacagaggaactctggagctctgtcaaggtgaccattgggttcttggtcacctccctgaccaaggcccttcccccccgattggtcagtttgtctaggtggccagctctaggaagagtcttggtgagcCCAAACTTGATtttttaataatgatggaggccactgtgttcttggggaccttcaatgctgcagaaatgttttggtacccttccccagacctgagCCTCgacacaatatattttatatttgagattcttcaaagcagccaccctttgccttgacagatttgcatattcttggcattctctcaaccagcttcacctggaatgcttttccaacagtcttgaaggagttcccacacatgctgagcacttgttggctgcttttccttctcactgcggtccaactcaccacaaaccatctcaattgggttgaggttgggtgattgtggaggccaggtcatctgatgcagcactccatcactctccttcttggtcgaaTTGCCCTTACAGACTGGAGATGTCCTGACAAAAAACTAATGATAGTGGGagtaagctcaaaccagatggcatggcgtatcgctgcagaatgctgtggtagccatgctggttaagtgtgcctggaattctaaataaatcacagacagtataatcagcaaagcacccccacaccatcacacctccttcttcATGCTTCATGCTTCATGGGGggaaacacacatgcagagataatccgttcacctactctgcgtctttcaatgacacggaggttggaaccaaaaatgccacatttggactcatcagaccaaaggacagagttccactggtctaatgtccattgcttatctttcttggaccaagcaagtctcttcttattggtgtcctttagtagtggtttctttgcagtaaggcctgattcacacagtcaactttgaacagttgatgttgagatgtgtctgttacttgtactctgtgaagcatttacctggactgcaatttctaaggctggtaactcaaatgaacttatcctctgcagcagaagtaactccggtccttcctttcctgtggtgatcctcatgagagccagtttcatcatagtacttgatggtttttgaaacTGCAATGGAAAAAACTTTACAAGTTCTTGAAATAtcccgcattgactgaccttcgtgtcttaatgtaatgatggactgtcgtttctctttgcttatataagctgttcttgccataacatggacttggtcttttaccaaatatcttctgtataccaccctaccttgtcacaacacaactgattttctCAAATGAATTAAGGAAAGAAAGAAATCCCACCAATCAGCTATTAACAAGGCAgtcctgttaattgaaatgcattccaggtgactacctcatgaatctggttgagagaatgccaagtgtgcaaagctgtcatcaaagcaaagggtggctactttgaagaatctcagatataaaatatatttgtttaacactattttttgcttatgacatgattccatgtgttatttcatagttttgatgtcttcactgttattcgaCAATGACACAATACCGGTTTTGCAAAGGTGTCAGCTATAGATGATGTGCAGGAGCTGatagggatttgtagttttgcatgaggTCTACCTTGATGCTGattagcatttttgaaatctgagtAAATAGtctaatatattgataaaagtcacctttacatggttatcaaaacgtcatgtCAGAGTAAGCCttcacaaaacacagcccttatttgaagtctTTCTTAAATCCCCTGTGGGACCACccgttttatgggtattatgatacCGCCACTGTGAAGCCCTATTGCTCCAGTAAAGTAGAACACCGATTTGTATTGTAGCTCAAATAGAACAGGAAGTACTATATTAAGGGTTACTCTGTGCCAAAGAGACTACATACATACATCTATCTATGCCTGCACTCTCCTTTATCATTATTCACAATGAGCTGGTATTTCAAATCCATTAACTTCTCAGAAGCTTCATTTGTCCAGTGGGTATAGAAAGTCACCACCCCCTTTCCAAATGTTcacattttgttgccttacagcctGAAATGGAAAAACCCatcaaatttgatttaatttgatcaaatttgacacacagtaacacacaataTCCTAGTGAACATACCAGCTCATTGTGAATAATGATAAAGGAGAGTGCAGGCATAGATAGATGTATGTATGTAGTCTCTTTGACCTGGAAAAAGTCTGATTTtgtgttttcatttcaggctGTAAGGCAACAGAAGGTGAACATTTTGAAAGGGGTTGGTGACCTTCTATACCCACTGTACCTGGTTCTAATATGTCCTGTGTCCTGATCTTGTTCAcgttctgattgtgcccacatttccaGGCATGCGTCTACACTTGGTATGACAATGTGTCTCTTATCCATCCTCTGTGTTCTCATTGTGACTAGATTTCCTGATCCCTCCCTGTATGTAAGTTATTTGACAGATATTCTTTCAAAATAAGATTTATTTTGACACATATTGATGTCATAAGGCAATGGTGccacctgtcaatgattttagagggTGGATTAATTATGATTTAAAATTGTTTCACCGTCCAGATCCGTCTACACTTGTAAGCTATCCAGATTCAATGCGTGCCTGACTACCTTCAGAGGTGGTCAGGAGGATCAGATCAATGTGTCTTTTAattgtctacacctgtctaaaaatgtgggcacaatcagattGTAGACAAGATTAGGACAAAGGACGCATGTTAGAACCAGGAATAAACAGGGATAGAGAGTCTGGCCCCTGGCCCTTCAATTTACAAATAGTGTCATTTTGAATCCTGATATGAGCCCAAACAGGCTATTCCGTTGGATTCTGCACACGTGGAGAGTCTGAGGGGTTAGCAGCATGCGTTTAGTGGCGAGGCTATTGGGCCAATGACATAGTGAcagcaacaacaaacaaaaaatctaaaataagattatctcgctctccccctccctcccatcttaTCACATCAAAAGGAACTAGAGCAGTGTGAAAGTGTTCTGTTCTCAACATGGCACATCCCTCATCTTCTTCAGCTTATTAGCTGTTAACTAAGTCATCGCTCTGTACACTGAGGGGAACATTGTATTTGTTCCAGCGTGGATGTAAGACAAATGAATCTACTTATGTGCATAAGTAAATCTAAATCACCTGTTGATGATACAGTACAACCAATCATCAAGCTCAGTAGAAAGGTGAAGAAAGGTTAACCAGGCCTATACTGTCACAAACAACATACCCATCAGCTATATCATTTCAATGTACGTTATTCTGAAAGCTGAATCTACCATCTTATGACTTATTGCTAATTTAAGTCAATGTTGAAGCAGGCATGTCAGTTTAGTCAGAAGACAAAGGAATCATGCATAACACTGGGCTTTGAATAGGATGTCACTCAAAAATAGTCCATTAAAACCAGCTGAATTGAAGCTACAGTATGTCAGTTTTGTTCCAGCGCAGGTCAGGCAGTTTTCAGCATTAATTAAGCTAAGAGCCATtagttagagtgcagtacatTAATCTAAATGATTCAATCTAAtcacttaaaggcccagtgcagtcaaaaatgtgatatTCATGTGTTTTGTATATAATTCCACACAATaaagttggaataatactgtagattgaaaattatgataatgcccttttagtgtaagagctgtttgaaaagactgcctgaaatttcagcctgttttggtgggttgGAGTTTTGGTATGCCTGGTAAATTGtataatagaccaataagaaagagagatcCAAACTAAGAAATTGCTCATTGTTGCGAAGCTGTTTGTGTTTCTTTTCACAGTAATGTACTTAATTGTTACACAGAAATGacttgatattgagataaaatggctgcattggacctttaaataaCAAACAGACTGTGATGCAAATTCCTTAAGAAAATGTTAGCTAGTTATCAACCAGGTTGTAATAACCACCTCCATCTAATGTCCTTCTGAAATAGGCAACACAATACACGTTTTTCCATCTTGTGAAATACAGACTGTAAATCGGTGTAAAGCAGTTTCTCCTTTCTATGTCATTTGTCAGTGATAAGTCAATGTATATGGGCTTACACAGCATTGCCTAGTAATAAGAACCAAGGCTACTTCCTATAATCTTTCTTCCCTCGCTTGGGTGGGCAGTATCCTGTTTTAATCTTATGACATTGGGTTCAGTAGCCTGCTGTAGCGCAACAAATAAATGCTGTCACTCATCTCTTTATGAACATATTTCATTCTCACTCACCAGCTCCACAAAGGTGTTCTCCAGGGATCTGTATTCTGAAGAGCTCTTGTTGAAGAGATCATCTGAGAACCTCATGTTGGTGACCCGTAGACTGAAGAACACTACCAGCTCCCTTCCTTTACTGGCCGTGGTCATGGAGGGCGTGGTCAGGTATCTCAGTGGTGGAGACGCTGTGGTCTCAAAGGGGTGCTCCTCGGGAGCCAATGGGTATCCACTGGCATCTGGAAGGTCAATGGCCTCGGTGCTCACCAGGTCCATTTGGTCAAAATTGTCTGCAAGGTCTTGCACGCTCTCATCCTCAGGTTCCGAGACATCTATGACCTCCTCTTCAGCCTCCTCTTCATCGATAACAACCACCTCAGGCTCCTCGGCATCCTCCTCCGTAGGTTGTAACTCTGAAGCTGACTCTGTTTCATCTACCTCAGGCACAGTGCCAGATTCTGCAGGTGGTGTTGGTGAAGAGTCTGGGATTGGTTCTGCTGTCATTGCTATCTCCACTGTACTGTCCCCTGGCAATGGAGCCAATTCCACTTCACTGACCCCTGGCAATGGAGCCAATTCCACTTCACTGTCCCCTGGCAATGGAGCCAATTCCACTTCACTGACCCCTGGCAATGGAGCCAATTCCACTTCACTGACCCCTGGCAATGGAGCCAATTCCACTTCACTGTCCCCTGGCAATGGAGCCAATTCCACTTCATTGACCTCTGACAATGGAGCCAATTCTACTTCACTGTCCCCTGGCAATGCAGCCTCTTCCACTTCACTGACCTCTGGCAATGCAGCCTCTTCCACTTCACTGACCTCTGGCAATGCAGCCTCTTCCTCTTCACTGTCCTCTGGCAATGCAGCCTCTTCCACTTCACTGACCTCTGGCAATGCAGCCTCTTCCACTTCACTGACCTCTGGCAATGCAGCCTCTTCCACTTCACTGACCTCTGGCAATGCAGCCTCTTCCACTTCACTGACCTCTGGTGAATGATCTTTGAAACAGGAGATAATATTTCAATAAGTCACAAACCATCACAAGTGAGTTTTACCCATACTGCAAATGCCTTCCAACTGTCCAGTAAATAATCCTAATTTATACTGAATATGCAGATTCATTACCTATATGGCTGCAGGGATTAAACCGTTTCAGGCTAGACCTTTTGCAGGGCCCTGCTGTGAATAATATTTcttcacatttattttatttaaaaaaatctatctgCATTGTTTGATAAAGTACAGTATCCCTCAGCGGTGTAACCATTGGTAATTGGTaagtcccgtgtggctcagttggtagagcattgcaCTGCAATGCCAGGTTTGTGGGGTGGATTCCCACGGGGGAACAATACTTAGGTATGAAAATGCATGCACTTGCTACTTTAAGTGCTCTGGaggagagtgtctgctaaattattaaAATGTAACAAATGAATTATCAAAAGCCTTTTATTGACCGCGTACGAAATGATGAACACCACATTACTGTTCTTTCATCATCACGCAGCACAGCACTCAGTCCAAATATAGAACATTAATATATCTCCTCTCTGGGCCGGACTCTAATAATTAGCTGTAATGCACCTGCACACCTCTATCAACAAAATGTATTACTTTAAATGTTTAATTGTCTCTGCGTTTTGTAGTCCTTTACAGGGCTAGAACAGCTTTAATAACCTGCATTGCTCACCTGATTGGTCCACAGTATCAACAACTTCGTCAGGGTAGATGTCCTCATATCCAGGGTATTCAGGCAATAGTTCCTCCATGTCCTCCTCAGATGACTGGTCTTCTATTGGCACAATATTGTCCTCTTCAACAGGATAAGTTTCCTCTCCAAAGAGAGTGTCCTCTACAGATTCCAGAGGTTGGATGATTTTAATTTCTTCTGCTGGTGGTTCATTAACATCTTCCTCAGGTTCTGGTTCCTCAAATACCTCTTCCTCATGTTCTGGTTCCTCAACTACCCCTTCCTCGGGTTCTGGTTCCTCAACTACCTCTTCTTCAGGTTCTGGTACATCAACTACCTCTTCCTCAGGTTCCGGTTCCTTAACTACCCCTTTCTCTGGTTCCGAGACCTCAACTACCCCTTCCTCAGGTTCTGAGACCTCAACTACCCCTTCCTCAGGTTCCGAGACCTCAACTACCCCTTCCTCAGGTTCTGAGACCTCAACTACCCCTTTCTCAGGTTCCAAAACCTCAACTACCCCTTCCTCAGGTCCCGATAGCTCAACTACCCCTTCCTCAGGTCCCGATAGCTCAACTACTTCTTCCTCAGGTCCCGATAGCTCAACTACCTCTTCCTCAGGTTCCGAGACCTCAACTACCCCTTTCTCAGGTTCCGAAACCTCAACTACCCCTTCCTCAGGTCCCGAAACCTCAACTACCCCTTCCTCAGGTCCCGATAGCTCAACTACCTCTGCTTCAGGTCCCGATAGCTCAACTACCTCTTCCTCAGGTTCTGGTTCCTCAACTTCTTCCTCTTCAATCGGAATAAGATTCTCCTCAACTTCAAGGTCCTCTATTGCTTCAGTAGTAGGCTGATCTGTGATGGCTGAGAGAGTCGTTACAGGTAATCCAGGGTCAGACAGCTCTTCTTCAGTGGCTGTGGTGAGCAGAATCTGAGGGGTTGGAGTATGCTCTGCCTCCTCCTCAACAACAGCCTTCTCCTCTGATATCAAGTTAGGAGGGAGTTCAGCTGGAGCATCAGTTTCTATACTTTCTATTTCAGGAACGGAGGTAATATCCATATCCTCAGGGGGTAAGACAGGGTACCCATTAGTAGGAACTAAATTGCCAAAAGGTGGCTCAGGGTATTCCTCTGGAACGCTGGGCTCAGCAGCAGAGTCCTCAGCAGGAGGGGTTGGGAAATAGTCTCTGACAAGCTCACCAGTTCCCTCATCAATGGCATGGATGGTTTCAATCATGTGTGTGATAAATGGCACCTCTTCCTCTGGTTCAGCTGTTGCTTTAAAATCACTTTCATCAACATCTTCGTAGATGTAAGGCACATCACCCCTCTCTGGTGgggctttttcttcttcttcatctggAATGTCTGTAGAGTCCAGGAGGGTGACAAGGGCATTTTTCTTTTCCACAGGGCCGAGTGGAACATCCAGACGAGGCTTCTCCCCAGCAATCTCTGGCTCATCTATGGCTATTTCCAGGTCGTTGTGGATTGATGTCGTACTGGACTGTTGATGGAAAAGACAAAAAAGCATGTTGATGCATATTTCCAAGGTTTGGTATTTCACCTTAGGTAGTTTAGATTAAAATGCCAGTACTTACATACTCAATCACTTCCTCAACAGCTTCCTCAATAGGTGTTGTAGTTAATGGAATCACTTTTACTGTGGAAAGATGTACAAAAACGATGCAAAATCATGTCTTTAAGAAATATAACATAACTTATTCACAGGGATTTGGTTACCTGGTTCAAAGTTTAATGACTGTAGATCCACTGGTAGAGAGGCCTCTTCACTTAAAGCGTTGGCCACCCTTTCCCGCAGGCTGGGCACAGCTGACACTGGAGTCCCTGTGTCATCCTCTGAAACTTCTGTTGAAATTGTCTCAAAGACCAGGGAATAGTGCACTGTCACTGCTCCAGGTCTGAAAAATAAGAATATATTGTATGAGAGCAGAAAATAGTAGCTCTTGGTGATGTACTGCATTATACAGATCTAGAAAAACTATAAGGATTTAACTACATAAACTAAAAACACAGCAATCCTCTGTCAGGTTTAACATTTGGAGAGTCAAAAATTGCTGATTTTATAGACACTatcaaaaatgtattcaatatgcAGCTTTGACATAGAGAAGCTGGAGGACAAACAGATTAGTTAAATGGGATTTTGATTAGAATAGTAATGATACCATCAATGGTGGATTTCTTTccattttgtttttgtaaatagTGAAGACACAGACAAAAGTCGAATTAGTTGTGAATCATTTATCAGATTAGTGGAGCAGGCTTGAGGATGTTATTGCCTGTGACAGCACTGGCCACAATGGGCCCTGCAAATTAGGGAAGGGAGCAACTCGGCAATGATTCTATTCACACAGGGGTTTTATTGCACTGCTTAATTTCCTTCCATCCTAAAATGAATAAGACAGGAGCATTAACACCCTTTCAGAAAGATTTAAAGAAGCACAGAAGGGATATCAAATGTAGGCCTAGTTTCAGCTGATTTGGGTCCTCATTCCTCAACTGTGTCCCTGGTTGATGTATTGACACACCATGGCTGCACTTTGAGCTGAGTAATTGCCAAGTTGGTGTTTGTTTAGGTCATGTGATCCCTCTCTCCTTGGGACCTGTGTTAGATCCAGATTAACACTGAGAGGAGAAGCAGACGGACAGGGACAAGCACACAGAGGGAAACAGCAGCTACCACTCAAGATGGCTCTCATTACAGTAATTCAATTACCCGTCACTCTCCTGGGTCTCGCTAGGATTTGGACAGGGG
This genomic interval carries:
- the LOC109900627 gene encoding interphotoreceptor matrix proteoglycan 1 isoform X3, producing MHLAELLRTTKQNSNVRMIFDLEKHRTKRSAVFHSGVRVCPQETINEVIASHQAYYKLRVCQEAVWEAFRIFFDRIPGSTEYTAWVHTCQHESLCLSDLASNFSNSEEHMSMVYRRMNLGDERQPTGMVAATTTAAPEVADITGPEEAQTATPEPPAPVTGIASVPDAPEVTVEVETVEEEDSELPNVVPEQPVEAIVEFSIDLVDPGYKELLDDPDSPQYVDLSHHLQDQMLHVFDKLPGFKDINVLGISETQESDGPGAVTVHYSLVFETISTEVSEDDTGTPVSAVPSLRERVANALSEEASLPVDLQSLNFEPVKVIPLTTTPIEEAVEEVIEYSSTTSIHNDLEIAIDEPEIAGEKPRLDVPLGPVEKKNALVTLLDSTDIPDEEEEKAPPERGDVPYIYEDVDESDFKATAEPEEEVPFITHMIETIHAIDEGTGELVRDYFPTPPAEDSAAEPSVPEEYPEPPFGNLVPTNGYPVLPPEDMDITSVPEIESIETDAPAELPPNLISEEKAVVEEEAEHTPTPQILLTTATEEELSDPGLPVTTLSAITDQPTTEAIEDLEVEENLIPIEEEEVEEPEPEEEVVELSGPEAEVVELSGPEEGVVEVSGPEEGVVEVSEPEKGVVEVSEPEEEVVELSGPEEEVVELSGPEEGVVELSGPEEGVVEVLEPEKGVVEVSEPEEGVVEVSEPEEGVVEVSEPEEGVVEVSEPEKGVVKEPEPEEEVVDVPEPEEEVVEEPEPEEGVVEEPEHEEEVFEEPEPEEDVNEPPAEEIKIIQPLESVEDTLFGEETYPVEEDNIVPIEDQSSEEDMEELLPEYPGYEDIYPDEVVDTVDQSDHSPEVSEVEEAALPEVSEVEEAALPEVSEVEEAALPEVSEVEEAALPEDSEEEEAALPEVSEVEEAALPEVSEVEEAALPGDSEVELAPLSEVNEVELAPLPGDSEVELAPLPGVSEVELAPLPGVSEVELAPLPGDSEVELAPLPGVSEVELAPLPGDSTVEIAMTAEPIPDSSPTPPAESGTVPEVDETESASELQPTEEDAEEPEVVVIDEEEAEEEVIDVSEPEDESVQDLADNFDQMDLVSTEAIDLPDASGYPLAPEEHPFETTASPPLRYLTTPSMTTASKGRELVVFFSLRVTNMRFSDDLFNKSSSEYRSLENTFVELLLPYLQSNLTGFKKLEILNFRNGSVVVNSKMKFSKSVPYNVTQAVHCVLEDFCNAAAISLNIEIDSHSLDIEPADQADPCKFLACNDFSRCVVNRWSREAECLCDPGYITLDGLPCQSICVLQPDYCQNGGQCEIVPGHGATCRYPDKYTSLPGMTS
- the LOC109900627 gene encoding interphotoreceptor matrix proteoglycan 1 isoform X1, encoding MPWKYGFFVLTLFIFTLQATGIKERNNRGSWQSGVIGTETEAINSMHLAELLRTTKQNSNVRMIFDLEKHRTKRSAVFHSGVRVCPQETINEVIASHQAYYKLRVCQEAVWEAFRIFFDRIPGSTEYTAWVHTCQHESLCLSDLASNFSNSEEHMSMVYRRMNLGDERQPTGMVAATTTAAPEVADITGPEEAQTATPEPPAPVTGIASVPDAPEVTVEVETVEEEDSELPNVVPEQPVEAIVEFSIDLVDPGYKELLDDPDSPQYVDLSHHLQDQMLHVFDKLPGFKDINVLGISETQESDGPGAVTVHYSLVFETISTEVSEDDTGTPVSAVPSLRERVANALSEEASLPVDLQSLNFEPVKVIPLTTTPIEEAVEEVIEYSSTTSIHNDLEIAIDEPEIAGEKPRLDVPLGPVEKKNALVTLLDSTDIPDEEEEKAPPERGDVPYIYEDVDESDFKATAEPEEEVPFITHMIETIHAIDEGTGELVRDYFPTPPAEDSAAEPSVPEEYPEPPFGNLVPTNGYPVLPPEDMDITSVPEIESIETDAPAELPPNLISEEKAVVEEEAEHTPTPQILLTTATEEELSDPGLPVTTLSAITDQPTTEAIEDLEVEENLIPIEEEEVEEPEPEEEVVELSGPEAEVVELSGPEEGVVEVSGPEEGVVEVSEPEKGVVEVSEPEEEVVELSGPEEEVVELSGPEEGVVELSGPEEGVVEVLEPEKGVVEVSEPEEGVVEVSEPEEGVVEVSEPEEGVVEVSEPEKGVVKEPEPEEEVVDVPEPEEEVVEEPEPEEGVVEEPEHEEEVFEEPEPEEDVNEPPAEEIKIIQPLESVEDTLFGEETYPVEEDNIVPIEDQSSEEDMEELLPEYPGYEDIYPDEVVDTVDQSDHSPEVSEVEEAALPEVSEVEEAALPEVSEVEEAALPEVSEVEEAALPEDSEEEEAALPEVSEVEEAALPEVSEVEEAALPGDSEVELAPLSEVNEVELAPLPGDSEVELAPLPGVSEVELAPLPGVSEVELAPLPGDSEVELAPLPGVSEVELAPLPGDSTVEIAMTAEPIPDSSPTPPAESGTVPEVDETESASELQPTEEDAEEPEVVVIDEEEAEEEVIDVSEPEDESVQDLADNFDQMDLVSTEAIDLPDASGYPLAPEEHPFETTASPPLRYLTTPSMTTASKGRELVVFFSLRVTNMRFSDDLFNKSSSEYRSLENTFVELLLPYLQSNLTGFKKLEILNFRNGSVVVNSKMKFSKSVPYNVTQAVHCVLEDFCNAAAISLNIEIDSHSLDIEPADQADPCKFLACNDFSRCVVNRWSREAECLCDPGYITLDGLPCQSICVLQPDYCQNGGQCEIVPGHGATCRYPDKYTSLPGMTS
- the LOC109900627 gene encoding interphotoreceptor matrix proteoglycan 1 isoform X2, with translation MPWKYGFFVLTLFIFTLQATGIKERNNRGSWQSGVIGTETEAINSMHLAELLRTTKQNSNVRMIFDLEKHRTKRSAVFHSGVRVCPQETINEVIASHQAYYKLRVCQEAVWEAFRIFFDRIPGSTEYTAWVHTCQHESLCLSDLASNFSNSEEHMSMVYRRMNLGDERQPTGMVAATTTAAPEVADITGPEEAQTATPEPPAPVTGIASVPDAPEVTVEVETVEEEDSELPNVVPEQPVEAIVEFSIDLVDPGYKELLDDPDSPQYVDLSHHLQDQMLHVFDKLPGFKDINVLGIRPGAVTVHYSLVFETISTEVSEDDTGTPVSAVPSLRERVANALSEEASLPVDLQSLNFEPVKVIPLTTTPIEEAVEEVIEYSSTTSIHNDLEIAIDEPEIAGEKPRLDVPLGPVEKKNALVTLLDSTDIPDEEEEKAPPERGDVPYIYEDVDESDFKATAEPEEEVPFITHMIETIHAIDEGTGELVRDYFPTPPAEDSAAEPSVPEEYPEPPFGNLVPTNGYPVLPPEDMDITSVPEIESIETDAPAELPPNLISEEKAVVEEEAEHTPTPQILLTTATEEELSDPGLPVTTLSAITDQPTTEAIEDLEVEENLIPIEEEEVEEPEPEEEVVELSGPEAEVVELSGPEEGVVEVSGPEEGVVEVSEPEKGVVEVSEPEEEVVELSGPEEEVVELSGPEEGVVELSGPEEGVVEVLEPEKGVVEVSEPEEGVVEVSEPEEGVVEVSEPEEGVVEVSEPEKGVVKEPEPEEEVVDVPEPEEEVVEEPEPEEGVVEEPEHEEEVFEEPEPEEDVNEPPAEEIKIIQPLESVEDTLFGEETYPVEEDNIVPIEDQSSEEDMEELLPEYPGYEDIYPDEVVDTVDQSDHSPEVSEVEEAALPEVSEVEEAALPEVSEVEEAALPEVSEVEEAALPEDSEEEEAALPEVSEVEEAALPEVSEVEEAALPGDSEVELAPLSEVNEVELAPLPGDSEVELAPLPGVSEVELAPLPGVSEVELAPLPGDSEVELAPLPGVSEVELAPLPGDSTVEIAMTAEPIPDSSPTPPAESGTVPEVDETESASELQPTEEDAEEPEVVVIDEEEAEEEVIDVSEPEDESVQDLADNFDQMDLVSTEAIDLPDASGYPLAPEEHPFETTASPPLRYLTTPSMTTASKGRELVVFFSLRVTNMRFSDDLFNKSSSEYRSLENTFVELLLPYLQSNLTGFKKLEILNFRNGSVVVNSKMKFSKSVPYNVTQAVHCVLEDFCNAAAISLNIEIDSHSLDIEPADQADPCKFLACNDFSRCVVNRWSREAECLCDPGYITLDGLPCQSICVLQPDYCQNGGQCEIVPGHGATCRYPDKYTSLPGMTS